A single Terriglobales bacterium DNA region contains:
- a CDS encoding putative zinc-binding metallopeptidase codes for MPAFEKAPLEVQEILGKPIRELGLKLEGSPLERFVNQLYRELEAKGLKKFRPLCYLTDEWGCPSGEPVIGIPFYLADPKLSRLEKEMNDLEDSRQIMMYLRHEAGHAVNYAYALYKTPEWKEVFGPFRRPYRDQYRPVPFSRNYVRHMEGWYAQKHPDEDFAETFAVWITPRSRWRERYKSWPAMQKLRYVDRMARRVGGLDPVRTHGDTDITVEEMETTVAEFYERAMSEQPSPEDLALDTDLEDIFNVSPRKRKGVRAAADLLRENRQSLVQKLTYWTGVQRPLVRKLVESIENRVADLQLKAEIQREKEYLTEITVYATALAMNYVARGKFVPTTEKKNQKGNRLQVTGDREQGAGNTEERRRTKGQESGDGIPKPPTGYEEEPESESKRESKDVAL; via the coding sequence GTGCCCGCCTTTGAAAAAGCCCCGCTGGAAGTACAGGAGATCCTGGGCAAGCCCATCCGCGAGCTTGGGCTTAAGCTGGAGGGATCTCCGCTGGAGCGCTTCGTCAATCAGCTCTATCGCGAGCTGGAGGCCAAGGGACTCAAGAAGTTTCGGCCATTGTGCTACTTGACCGACGAGTGGGGGTGTCCATCGGGGGAGCCCGTAATCGGCATACCGTTCTACCTTGCCGATCCCAAGCTGTCTCGGCTGGAAAAGGAGATGAATGACCTGGAGGACTCGCGGCAAATCATGATGTATCTGCGTCATGAGGCGGGACACGCTGTCAATTACGCCTACGCGCTGTACAAAACGCCGGAATGGAAAGAGGTGTTCGGACCCTTTCGGCGTCCTTATCGCGATCAGTATCGTCCTGTGCCTTTCTCCCGCAACTACGTGCGACACATGGAAGGTTGGTATGCGCAGAAGCATCCGGACGAAGACTTTGCCGAGACCTTCGCGGTGTGGATTACTCCGCGTTCACGGTGGCGAGAACGGTATAAGTCTTGGCCGGCGATGCAGAAGCTGCGGTACGTCGATCGTATGGCTCGGCGGGTTGGCGGCCTCGATCCGGTGCGCACGCACGGCGATACCGACATCACAGTGGAAGAGATGGAGACGACAGTCGCCGAGTTCTACGAGCGGGCGATGAGCGAGCAGCCATCGCCCGAAGATTTAGCGCTCGATACCGACTTGGAAGACATCTTCAACGTCTCTCCACGCAAACGTAAAGGCGTGCGAGCGGCCGCGGATTTGCTGCGCGAGAACCGTCAATCGCTGGTGCAGAAGCTCACGTATTGGACTGGCGTGCAGCGTCCGCTGGTGAGGAAGCTCGTGGAATCGATTGAAAATCGGGTTGCAGACCTGCAATTAAAGGCGGAAATCCAGCGTGAAAAGGAATATTTGACTGAGATTACCGTTTACGCGACAGCACTTGCGATGAACTACGTCGCGCGCGGAAAGTTTGTTCCTACTACGGAGAAGAAGAACCAAAAGGGGAATAGGTTACAGGTTACAGGGGACAGGGAACAGGGGGCAGGGAACACGGAAGAGAGAAGAAGAACCAAAGGGCAGGAGTCAGGCGATGGAATTCCGAAACCGCCAACGGGATATGAAGAAGAACCTGAGAGCGAAAGCAAACGGGAATCCAAGGACGTTGCCCTGTAA
- a CDS encoding alkaline phosphatase family protein: MSGCRGLNQSGSNTPPPNPGTGGSTGGSGGGGGSAGNITALNHIVFMFQENRSFDHYFARLNTYRKANGLGGASDVDTLDALTTAPTNPADADAPLSWNSANAVSVSINGAPAGSTSGNMKVAPATATLYTATATSSTGLTADASVVVGTTPDSGASMVVGASPMKVAPGGTSMLTWATRDGSSVTITPAPDPLHTQAYGPNASAMVKAPTTPGSVTYNFTSSSGLTGSITLTVAAPVAGEPTVTITHNNQGHVSVGSAVNVQSFKLTDQCVEDFSPDWLESHGAFNRDEPASNTWLGNGFVHITAGFSQFANSQNDHHHYFDVRGERNMGYYDESILPFYYFLASQFATSDRFFSPIPSNSAPNRFAELAATSAGYAHQPPQLNVKNIFELLDNAGVSWKVYYSDVSQSGVPLTTLTNFVWGAQHTDAKHLAPVDCTNATTPCASGQTDYFTDLKSGTFPAVALIEPGFESGRDEHPGNPVQLGAVYDLKLIQAFVSSPIWKDSVFFLTYDEAGGFYDHVQPMSTVSPDGIAPKDLQSKDPAGDFTRTGFRLPLMVVSPYVKPHFVSHQASDTTAILKFIEQRFNLPNLTKRDAAQPDLDFFDFTKAAWATPPTLPNQPADAPCAAYAKNP; the protein is encoded by the coding sequence ATGTCTGGCTGCAGGGGCCTGAACCAGTCTGGATCGAATACTCCACCTCCGAATCCCGGAACGGGAGGCTCGACGGGAGGCTCGGGCGGAGGAGGCGGATCGGCAGGGAACATTACTGCGCTGAATCACATTGTCTTCATGTTCCAGGAGAACCGCTCCTTCGATCACTATTTCGCCCGCCTAAACACCTATCGCAAAGCAAATGGTTTGGGCGGCGCCAGTGATGTCGACACGCTCGACGCACTGACGACGGCGCCTACGAACCCCGCCGATGCCGATGCGCCATTGAGTTGGAACAGCGCAAACGCTGTTTCAGTCAGCATTAATGGGGCTCCAGCCGGCTCAACCAGCGGGAACATGAAAGTAGCCCCCGCAACTGCAACGCTCTACACTGCCACGGCAACCTCGTCGACTGGGCTGACGGCGGACGCGTCGGTTGTTGTAGGCACGACTCCCGACAGCGGGGCTAGCATGGTTGTTGGTGCTAGTCCAATGAAAGTCGCGCCCGGAGGGACATCGATGCTCACTTGGGCCACGCGGGACGGATCCAGTGTGACCATCACGCCTGCGCCAGATCCGTTGCACACGCAGGCTTACGGACCAAACGCTAGCGCGATGGTAAAGGCGCCGACGACTCCAGGTTCGGTTACCTACAACTTCACTTCGAGCAGCGGCTTGACTGGCTCAATCACTCTCACCGTTGCAGCTCCCGTTGCAGGAGAACCAACTGTCACAATCACTCACAACAATCAGGGACATGTGAGCGTGGGCAGCGCTGTAAACGTGCAGTCCTTTAAGCTGACTGACCAGTGCGTTGAGGATTTCAGCCCCGATTGGCTCGAAAGTCATGGAGCCTTCAACCGCGACGAGCCCGCCTCCAATACATGGCTTGGCAACGGCTTTGTTCACATCACTGCGGGATTTTCGCAGTTCGCCAACTCACAGAACGATCATCATCACTACTTCGACGTTCGCGGCGAGCGAAACATGGGGTACTACGACGAGAGTATTCTCCCGTTCTACTACTTCCTGGCGTCGCAATTCGCGACGTCAGATCGCTTCTTCTCGCCAATTCCTTCGAATTCAGCGCCGAATCGGTTTGCTGAACTCGCGGCAACCAGCGCTGGATATGCTCATCAGCCGCCGCAACTGAATGTGAAAAATATTTTTGAGCTTCTCGACAACGCAGGCGTTTCATGGAAGGTCTATTACTCCGATGTAAGCCAGTCTGGAGTACCGCTCACAACGCTGACGAACTTCGTTTGGGGCGCGCAGCACACAGACGCGAAACATCTCGCTCCAGTGGACTGCACGAACGCCACTACGCCATGTGCATCCGGCCAAACTGACTACTTCACCGATCTCAAGAGCGGAACTTTTCCCGCTGTCGCGCTGATTGAACCCGGCTTTGAGAGTGGACGCGATGAGCACCCAGGGAATCCCGTGCAGCTAGGGGCGGTGTATGACCTGAAACTCATTCAGGCATTCGTGTCGAGTCCAATCTGGAAGGATTCGGTTTTCTTTCTGACTTACGACGAGGCTGGAGGTTTCTACGATCACGTGCAGCCGATGTCGACAGTTAGTCCTGATGGGATCGCGCCAAAGGATCTGCAGTCAAAAGATCCAGCCGGAGACTTCACACGAACTGGATTCCGACTCCCATTGATGGTTGTTTCCCCTTATGTGAAACCACACTTTGTCTCGCATCAGGCGTCAGATACCACTGCGATCCTGAAGTTCATTGAGCAACGCTTCAATTTGCCGAACCTTACCAAACGCGACGCAGCGCAGCCGGACCTGGACTTCTTCGATTTCACTAAGGCTGCATGGGCAACGCCTCCAACACTGCCAAATCAGCCGGCGGATGCTCCGTGCGCAGCGTATGCGAAGAATCCTTAA